The Coffea arabica cultivar ET-39 chromosome 3c, Coffea Arabica ET-39 HiFi, whole genome shotgun sequence genome contains a region encoding:
- the LOC113737248 gene encoding uncharacterized protein isoform X2: MRNNNQIEPQGFDVDELFQFTMAKNWMEVLRICKSHPSDACKAKLTKSEETALHIAVSSYHVGEKEAHALAATIGQLVESLPVGQAVEILKAKNDKGDTALHLAAALGSVTICDCIARNRNQIYRELIMIRNRKGETPMFLAAHHGHMEAFQLLHELYNGNASEPDYSLGRRNDGDTILHSAISGEYFALADLITIKYRKLVNSVNEEGFSPLNILARKPNVFESSSNLRLCDRMLYRCVYVSEVKNRQSRRGDRRSLEETGEHYPKNYQTCVNFIRVISTAFWLIAPLGKGQDQGQRPGTEDPEEGKMEASPGEDSDSRQPGSTIDRETPIEGNQGKELNDENTFPPNYATCIQLFKFAINLVLIIFGIGIRKISKIREKKQRHNRAVRMMDKLIEKESRYKYSHDGQNPINGAEPTYEGRFVVPEEPPKTPDIPSSSEDNIPGSESKDEKNKIESKPDAKPKDATETSILLAAKMGISEMVEKILKTFPVAIQDLDANGKNALLLAVENRQIKVFDLLMTMKLPEFVLYQVDKEGNSAMHLAAKFHEHQPWRIPGAALQMQWEIKWLKHVKHSMPPQCFIQYNKKGETAGKIFMKTHEKLVKDGSKWMIKTSESCSLVAALIATVAFATSSTIPGGPDQKSGHPVLEKQPAFNVFSVASLVALCFSVTALVFFLAILTSRCQQKDFKKSLPWKLLFGLSSLFTSISAVLVSFCAGHFFMLSDQIHSAALPLYAVACLPITFFAFAQLPLYFDLLWSIIRKVPVRSYKVYYH, encoded by the exons ATGAGGAACAACAACCAAATAGAGCCTCAAGGATTTGATGTAGATGAATTATTTCAATTTACCATGGCGAAAAATTGGATGGAAGTGCTGAGAATATGCAAGAGCCACCCTTCGGATGCTTGTAAGGCTAAGCTAACTAAATCAGAAGAGACAGCTCTGCACATTGCTGTGTCAAGTTACCATGTAGGTGAAAAGGAAGCTCATGCACTTGCAGCAACCATAGGGCAGCTGGTAGAATCACTACCAGTGGGCCAGGCAGTCGAGATCCTTAAAGCGAAAAACGACAAAGGAGACACAGCTCTCCATCTAGCTGCAGCACTTGGCAGTGTCACAATCTGTGATTGTATAGCCAGGAACCGCAATCAGATTTATCGCGAGCTCATCATGATCCGCAATCGGAAGGGCGAAACACCAATGTTCTTGGCAGCTCATCACGGCCATATGGAAGCGTTTCAACTGCTTCATGAGCTCTACAATGGGAATGCAAGCGAACCAGATTATTCACTCGGTAGAAGGAATGATGGGGATACCATTCTGCACTCTGCCATATCTGGGGAATACTTTG CATTGGCAGACCTGATAACTATCAAATACCGCAAGCTTGTCAATTCTGTCAATGAGGAAGGCTTTTCTCCTCTGAACATCCTAGCCAGGAAGCCAAATGTATTTGAGAGCAGCAGCAATCTTCGACTCTGTGATCGAATGCTCTATCGCT GTGTATATGTCTCTGAGGTTAAGAACCGTCAATCCAGAAGAGGAGACCGGAGAAGTTTAGAGGAGACCGGAGAGCACTATCCCAAGAACTACCAGACGTGTGTGAACTTCATTCGTGTAATTTCGACTGCATTCTGGCTAATTG CTCCTCTTGGAAAAGGTCAAGATCAAGGTCAACGTCCAGGTACAGAAGATCCAGAAGAGGGAAAAATGGAAG CTTCTCCTGGAGAAGATTCTGATTCCAGACAACCAGGCAGTACAATAGACAGAGAAACTCCAATAGAGGGAAATCAAG GAAAAGAGCTCAATGATGAGAACACGTTTCCACCTAACTATGCTACCTGCATTCAGTTGTTCAAATTTGCAATCAACCTTGTACTAATTATTTTCGGAATTG GCATTAGGAAGATCAGCAAGATTAGGGAGAAGAAACAGAGGCACAATAGGGCTGTTCGGATGATGGATAAATTGATTGAGAAAGAATCACGATATAAGTACAGTCACGATGGGCAAAATCCCATAAATGGTGCAGAACCGACGTATGAAGGAAGATTTGTCGTTCCAGAAGAACCACCAAAAACACCTGATATTCCTTCAAGCTCAGAAGACAACATCCCTGGAAGCGAATCCAAAGACGAGAAAAACAAAATTGAGAGTAAACCAG ATGCCAAGCCCAAGGATGCTACAGAGACATCAATATTACTTGCAGCAAAGATGGGTATATCAGAAATGGTGGAAAAAATCCTGAAAACCTTTCCAGTGGCCATTCAAGACTTGGATGCAAATGGGAAGAATGCCCTGCTCTTGGCCGTTGAGAACAGGCAAATCAAGGTGTTTGATTTATTAATGACAATGAAACTCCCGGAATTTGTCCTTTATCAAGTTGACAAAGAAGGAAACAGTGCAATGCATCTCGCTGCCAAGTTTCATGAACACCAACCTTGGCGAATTCCAGGTGCTGCATTGCAGATGCAGTGGGAAATCAAGTGGCTTAAG CATGTCAAGCACTCCATGCCGCCACAATGTTTCATCCAGTACAACAAGAAAGGTGAGACTGCAGgaaaaattttcatgaagacacatGAAAAACTAGTTAAAGATGGAAGTAAGTGGATGATCAAAACCTCCGAATCATGCTCTCTGGTGGCAGCACTCATTGCAACAGTGGCATTTGCTACCTCATCAACAATTCCAGGTGGCCCTGATCAAAAGTCTGGTCATCCAGTTCTCGAAAAACAACCTGCATTCAATGTTTTTTCTGTTGCTTCACTTGTTGCTCTCTGCTTCTCTGTGACTGCCCTGGTGTTTTTTCTAGCTATCCTTACCTCAAGATGCCAGCAAAAGGATTTCAAAAAGAGTTTGCCATGGAAGCTTTTATTTGGATTAAGCTCACTATTCACCTCCATATCTGCAGTACTGGTCTCGTTCTGTGCAGGACATTTCTTCATGCTCAGCGATCAAATCCATAGTGCAGCACTTCCCCTCTATGCTGTAGCATGTCTACCAATAACCTTTTTTGCTTTTGCACAGCTACCATTATACTTTGATCTCTTATGGTCAATCATCCGAAAGGTTCCTGTTCGTAGCTACAAGGTATACTACCATTAG
- the LOC113737248 gene encoding uncharacterized protein isoform X1, whose protein sequence is MRNNNQIEPQGFDVDELFQFTMAKNWMEVLRICKSHPSDACKAKLTKSEETALHIAVSSYHVGEKEAHALAATIGQLVESLPVGQAVEILKAKNDKGDTALHLAAALGSVTICDCIARNRNQIYRELIMIRNRKGETPMFLAAHHGHMEAFQLLHELYNGNASEPDYSLGRRNDGDTILHSAISGEYFALADLITIKYRKLVNSVNEEGFSPLNILARKPNVFESSSNLRLCDRMLYRCVYVSEVKNRQSRRGDRRSLEETGEHYPKNYQTCVNFIRVISTAFWLIAPLGKGQDQGQRPGTEDPEEGKMEGQASPGEDSDSRQPGSTIDRETPIEGNQGKELNDENTFPPNYATCIQLFKFAINLVLIIFGIGIRKISKIREKKQRHNRAVRMMDKLIEKESRYKYSHDGQNPINGAEPTYEGRFVVPEEPPKTPDIPSSSEDNIPGSESKDEKNKIESKPDAKPKDATETSILLAAKMGISEMVEKILKTFPVAIQDLDANGKNALLLAVENRQIKVFDLLMTMKLPEFVLYQVDKEGNSAMHLAAKFHEHQPWRIPGAALQMQWEIKWLKHVKHSMPPQCFIQYNKKGETAGKIFMKTHEKLVKDGSKWMIKTSESCSLVAALIATVAFATSSTIPGGPDQKSGHPVLEKQPAFNVFSVASLVALCFSVTALVFFLAILTSRCQQKDFKKSLPWKLLFGLSSLFTSISAVLVSFCAGHFFMLSDQIHSAALPLYAVACLPITFFAFAQLPLYFDLLWSIIRKVPVRSYKVYYH, encoded by the exons ATGAGGAACAACAACCAAATAGAGCCTCAAGGATTTGATGTAGATGAATTATTTCAATTTACCATGGCGAAAAATTGGATGGAAGTGCTGAGAATATGCAAGAGCCACCCTTCGGATGCTTGTAAGGCTAAGCTAACTAAATCAGAAGAGACAGCTCTGCACATTGCTGTGTCAAGTTACCATGTAGGTGAAAAGGAAGCTCATGCACTTGCAGCAACCATAGGGCAGCTGGTAGAATCACTACCAGTGGGCCAGGCAGTCGAGATCCTTAAAGCGAAAAACGACAAAGGAGACACAGCTCTCCATCTAGCTGCAGCACTTGGCAGTGTCACAATCTGTGATTGTATAGCCAGGAACCGCAATCAGATTTATCGCGAGCTCATCATGATCCGCAATCGGAAGGGCGAAACACCAATGTTCTTGGCAGCTCATCACGGCCATATGGAAGCGTTTCAACTGCTTCATGAGCTCTACAATGGGAATGCAAGCGAACCAGATTATTCACTCGGTAGAAGGAATGATGGGGATACCATTCTGCACTCTGCCATATCTGGGGAATACTTTG CATTGGCAGACCTGATAACTATCAAATACCGCAAGCTTGTCAATTCTGTCAATGAGGAAGGCTTTTCTCCTCTGAACATCCTAGCCAGGAAGCCAAATGTATTTGAGAGCAGCAGCAATCTTCGACTCTGTGATCGAATGCTCTATCGCT GTGTATATGTCTCTGAGGTTAAGAACCGTCAATCCAGAAGAGGAGACCGGAGAAGTTTAGAGGAGACCGGAGAGCACTATCCCAAGAACTACCAGACGTGTGTGAACTTCATTCGTGTAATTTCGACTGCATTCTGGCTAATTG CTCCTCTTGGAAAAGGTCAAGATCAAGGTCAACGTCCAGGTACAGAAGATCCAGAAGAGGGAAAAATGGAAGGTCAAG CTTCTCCTGGAGAAGATTCTGATTCCAGACAACCAGGCAGTACAATAGACAGAGAAACTCCAATAGAGGGAAATCAAG GAAAAGAGCTCAATGATGAGAACACGTTTCCACCTAACTATGCTACCTGCATTCAGTTGTTCAAATTTGCAATCAACCTTGTACTAATTATTTTCGGAATTG GCATTAGGAAGATCAGCAAGATTAGGGAGAAGAAACAGAGGCACAATAGGGCTGTTCGGATGATGGATAAATTGATTGAGAAAGAATCACGATATAAGTACAGTCACGATGGGCAAAATCCCATAAATGGTGCAGAACCGACGTATGAAGGAAGATTTGTCGTTCCAGAAGAACCACCAAAAACACCTGATATTCCTTCAAGCTCAGAAGACAACATCCCTGGAAGCGAATCCAAAGACGAGAAAAACAAAATTGAGAGTAAACCAG ATGCCAAGCCCAAGGATGCTACAGAGACATCAATATTACTTGCAGCAAAGATGGGTATATCAGAAATGGTGGAAAAAATCCTGAAAACCTTTCCAGTGGCCATTCAAGACTTGGATGCAAATGGGAAGAATGCCCTGCTCTTGGCCGTTGAGAACAGGCAAATCAAGGTGTTTGATTTATTAATGACAATGAAACTCCCGGAATTTGTCCTTTATCAAGTTGACAAAGAAGGAAACAGTGCAATGCATCTCGCTGCCAAGTTTCATGAACACCAACCTTGGCGAATTCCAGGTGCTGCATTGCAGATGCAGTGGGAAATCAAGTGGCTTAAG CATGTCAAGCACTCCATGCCGCCACAATGTTTCATCCAGTACAACAAGAAAGGTGAGACTGCAGgaaaaattttcatgaagacacatGAAAAACTAGTTAAAGATGGAAGTAAGTGGATGATCAAAACCTCCGAATCATGCTCTCTGGTGGCAGCACTCATTGCAACAGTGGCATTTGCTACCTCATCAACAATTCCAGGTGGCCCTGATCAAAAGTCTGGTCATCCAGTTCTCGAAAAACAACCTGCATTCAATGTTTTTTCTGTTGCTTCACTTGTTGCTCTCTGCTTCTCTGTGACTGCCCTGGTGTTTTTTCTAGCTATCCTTACCTCAAGATGCCAGCAAAAGGATTTCAAAAAGAGTTTGCCATGGAAGCTTTTATTTGGATTAAGCTCACTATTCACCTCCATATCTGCAGTACTGGTCTCGTTCTGTGCAGGACATTTCTTCATGCTCAGCGATCAAATCCATAGTGCAGCACTTCCCCTCTATGCTGTAGCATGTCTACCAATAACCTTTTTTGCTTTTGCACAGCTACCATTATACTTTGATCTCTTATGGTCAATCATCCGAAAGGTTCCTGTTCGTAGCTACAAGGTATACTACCATTAG
- the LOC140038163 gene encoding uncharacterized protein — translation MDIKETVKKILETFPAIIQDLDANAKNALLLTVNLAKMQDPTTKDVKKETPILLAAKMGVTEVVKKILETFPVAIQDLDANGRNALLLAVENRQIKVFDLLMTMKLPEFVLYQVDKEGNSAMHLAAKFHEHQPWRIPGAALQMQWEIKLYKHVKHSMPPQCFIQYNKKGETAGKIFSFKDISVTFGAWVPFLL, via the exons ATGGATATAAAAGAAACTGTGAAAAAAATCCTGGAAACCTTTCCGGCGATCATTCAAGATTTGGATGCGAATGCCAAGAATGCCCTGCTCTTGACAGTTAACCTCGCTAAGATGCAAG ATCCCACAACCAAGGATGTTAAGAAGGAGACACCAATACTACTTGCAGCAAAGATGGGTGTAACAGAAGTCGTAAAAAAAATCCTGGAAACCTTTCCTGTTGCCATTCAAGACTTGGATGCAAATGGGAGGAATGCCCTGCTCTTGGCCGTTGAGAACAGGCAAATCAAGGTGTTTGATTTATTAATGACAATGAAACTCCCGGAATTTGTCCTTTATCAAGTTGACAAAGAAGGAAACAGTGCAATGCATCTCGCTGCCAAGTTTCATGAACACCAACCTTGGCGAATTCCAGGTGCTGCATTGCAGATGCAGTGGGAAATCAAGTTGTATAAG CATGTCAAGCACTCCATGCCGCCACAATGTTTCATCCAGTACAACAAGAAAGGTGAGACTGcaggaaaaattttcagttttaaggACATATCTGTTACTTTTGGAGCTTGGGTTCCGTTTTTGCTCTGA